One Microbacterium sp. No. 7 genomic window carries:
- a CDS encoding DUF7882 family protein, producing MKGAAHLRFTFDEFEPPHLNMQWIHALMQSANSSGGITLLDEVLEAPTG from the coding sequence ATGAAGGGGGCGGCTCATCTACGATTCACCTTCGACGAGTTCGAGCCCCCGCACCTCAACATGCAATGGATCCACGCGCTCATGCAATCGGCCAACAGTTCCGGAGGCATCACGCTTCTCGATGAAGTGCTCGAAGCTCCGACAGGATGA
- the istA gene encoding IS21 family transposase — MLQDERARQGSKVELFADIRRASRVDGLSVRALADRFGVHRRTVRQALASPIPPPRKIPSRMSPRLGPYKAVIDAMLTQDLDAPRKQRHTATRVLARLVDEHEAAGLSYSTVRDYVRVRRAQIDAAAGRRVEVFVPQEHAPGEEAEVDFGEVWVILGGVKTKCHMFTFRLSHSGKAVHRVYSTQSQEAFLEGHIDAFDEIGGIPTRHIRYDNLTAAVQTVLYGKGRSRVENDRWVLFRSHYGFDSFYCQPGIDGAHEKGGVEGEVGRFRRTWLSPMPVIDSLAELNEQIRRWDARDNERRINTRIRTVGQDFIDEQARLTPLPGERFDPGLVLYPRVDRSSLITVRMARYSVPARLIGRKVRVSLRASELVVFDGHAEVARHERVVARGGESINLDHYLEVLRRKPGALPGSTALARAREAGVFTTAHDAFWQQARKVDGDSAGTRALIDVLLLHRTMRTVDVIAGIRAALTVGAVSADVVAVEARLHAAGPESDRHRVEQPRRDVQRVVSLTQRRLMDPAAVIAGLPADRRPLPSVAHYDELLNRRSEPEPPVTDEREGIAGS, encoded by the coding sequence TTGCTTCAGGATGAGCGGGCCCGGCAGGGGTCGAAAGTGGAATTGTTCGCGGATATCCGCCGCGCCTCGCGCGTCGACGGGCTATCGGTGCGCGCGTTGGCAGACAGGTTCGGGGTCCACCGTCGCACGGTGCGGCAGGCCTTGGCGTCGCCAATTCCGCCGCCGCGGAAGATACCGTCACGGATGTCTCCACGGCTGGGGCCGTACAAGGCGGTGATCGACGCGATGCTCACTCAGGATCTGGACGCGCCTCGTAAGCAGCGGCACACGGCGACAAGGGTTCTCGCGCGGCTGGTCGACGAGCACGAAGCGGCGGGACTGTCGTACTCGACGGTCCGCGACTACGTGCGCGTACGTCGTGCCCAGATCGATGCCGCAGCCGGGCGCCGCGTCGAGGTGTTCGTCCCACAGGAACACGCACCTGGTGAGGAAGCCGAAGTCGATTTCGGCGAGGTCTGGGTGATCCTTGGCGGGGTGAAAACGAAGTGCCACATGTTCACGTTCCGGCTCTCGCACTCGGGGAAGGCGGTGCACCGGGTGTACTCGACGCAATCGCAGGAAGCGTTCCTGGAAGGACATATCGACGCGTTCGACGAGATAGGTGGGATCCCGACCCGGCACATCCGGTACGACAATCTCACTGCCGCGGTACAGACGGTGCTGTATGGGAAGGGCCGTAGCCGAGTAGAGAACGACCGATGGGTACTGTTCCGCTCGCACTACGGGTTCGACTCGTTCTATTGCCAGCCCGGAATCGACGGCGCCCACGAGAAGGGTGGCGTCGAAGGCGAAGTTGGTCGGTTTCGCCGCACCTGGCTGTCGCCGATGCCGGTCATCGACTCGCTCGCCGAGTTGAACGAGCAGATCCGCCGGTGGGACGCCCGCGACAACGAGCGACGCATCAACACCCGGATCCGCACTGTCGGGCAAGACTTCATCGACGAACAAGCCCGCCTTACGCCATTGCCAGGCGAGCGGTTCGATCCTGGCCTGGTGCTCTACCCGCGGGTAGACCGCTCGAGCCTGATCACCGTGCGGATGGCGAGGTACTCCGTGCCCGCCCGTCTGATCGGGCGGAAGGTGCGGGTCTCGTTGCGGGCGTCTGAACTCGTGGTGTTCGACGGCCACGCCGAGGTCGCTCGGCACGAGCGGGTCGTGGCCCGCGGCGGGGAGTCGATCAACCTTGACCACTACCTCGAGGTCCTCAGGCGCAAGCCCGGCGCGTTGCCCGGGTCCACCGCGCTGGCCCGTGCACGCGAAGCCGGCGTGTTCACGACAGCGCATGACGCGTTCTGGCAGCAAGCGCGGAAGGTCGATGGCGACAGCGCCGGCACAAGGGCTCTGATCGATGTGCTCCTGCTCCACAGGACCATGCGAACCGTCGACGTGATCGCGGGGATCCGTGCCGCCCTCACGGTCGGGGCGGTGTCCGCCGACGTCGTCGCGGTCGAAGCCCGACTGCACGCCGCCGGGCCCGAGTCAGACCGTCATCGCGTTGAACAACCACGACGTGACGTGCAGCGAGTTGTCAGCCTGACCCAGCGTCGCCTCATGGATCCGGCCGCGGTGATCGCCGGACTCCCAGCCGACCGGCGGCCACTGCCATCCGTCGCGCACTACGACGAACTCCTTAACCGACGTTCCGAACCAGAACCGCCGGTCACCGATGAGAGAGAAGGAATCGCCGGATCATGA
- the merA gene encoding mercury(II) reductase yields the protein MTQHNEFDLAVVGTGGAAMSAAIHARLEGASVVAIESGTLGGTCVNVGCVPSKTLLAAAHTRHAALTNPFPGAATSAGAVDLGALVQQKDELVGMLRQTKYADIAAAYGFDILPGTATFTDPSTLLVDGRPVRAKSYLIATGAEPTIPTIPGLEQIDYLTSTTAMELTELPASLVVIGGGFVGLEQAQLFARLGVEVTIIGRLAPHAEPELSSELRQAFLTDGITVIGDRAATITPHDDLVRVLTRTGKVATGERVLVATGRTPRTDGLGLATAGIATDTRGFIIVDEQQRTTNPAVFAAGDVTDVPQYVYVAARTGKIAAHNALGHSEQVDYTGLPSVLFTSPQLASAGITEAEAIAAGYRCACRYLRLADVPRAIANHNTRGGIKIVADADTGKVLGVHALADTAGEMMLAATYAIKAGFTVTQLADTWAPYLTMAEGIRLTANLFRNELPTSCCA from the coding sequence ATGACTCAGCACAACGAGTTCGATCTTGCGGTGGTCGGGACGGGCGGCGCGGCGATGTCCGCGGCGATCCACGCCCGACTCGAGGGGGCGAGCGTGGTCGCCATCGAATCGGGCACGCTCGGTGGCACCTGCGTGAACGTGGGTTGCGTGCCCTCCAAGACACTCCTCGCGGCCGCGCACACCCGCCACGCCGCGCTCACGAACCCGTTCCCCGGCGCCGCCACCTCCGCTGGGGCCGTCGACCTCGGCGCGCTCGTGCAGCAGAAGGATGAGCTGGTCGGCATGCTCCGCCAGACCAAGTACGCCGACATCGCCGCCGCCTACGGGTTCGACATCCTCCCCGGCACCGCAACATTCACCGATCCCTCAACACTGCTCGTCGATGGACGACCGGTTCGCGCCAAGTCGTATCTCATCGCCACCGGCGCCGAACCGACCATCCCAACGATCCCCGGCCTCGAGCAGATCGATTACCTCACGTCGACCACGGCGATGGAACTCACCGAGCTGCCCGCTTCGCTCGTGGTGATCGGCGGCGGATTCGTCGGCCTCGAACAGGCCCAGCTGTTCGCCCGGCTCGGGGTCGAGGTCACCATCATCGGCCGGCTCGCCCCGCACGCCGAACCAGAACTCTCCTCCGAGCTCCGCCAAGCCTTCCTGACCGACGGAATCACCGTCATAGGCGACCGCGCCGCAACGATCACCCCACACGACGACCTGGTCCGAGTCCTCACCCGCACCGGGAAAGTAGCTACCGGTGAACGCGTCCTCGTCGCCACCGGCCGCACCCCCCGCACCGACGGGCTCGGCCTCGCCACTGCGGGCATCGCGACCGACACCCGCGGCTTCATCATTGTCGACGAACAACAGCGGACCACGAACCCGGCGGTGTTCGCCGCCGGCGACGTCACCGACGTGCCCCAGTATGTGTACGTCGCCGCGAGGACCGGGAAGATCGCCGCACACAACGCCCTCGGTCACTCTGAGCAGGTCGACTACACCGGGTTGCCCTCCGTCCTGTTCACCTCACCCCAACTCGCCTCGGCCGGGATCACCGAAGCCGAAGCCATCGCCGCCGGATACAGATGCGCCTGCCGATACCTGCGACTGGCCGACGTGCCCAGAGCCATCGCCAACCACAACACCCGCGGCGGCATCAAGATCGTCGCCGACGCCGACACCGGCAAAGTCCTCGGAGTCCACGCCCTCGCCGACACCGCCGGCGAGATGATGCTCGCCGCGACCTACGCCATCAAAGCCGGATTCACCGTCACCCAACTCGCCGACACCTGGGCCCCGTACCTCACCATGGCCGAAGGCATCCGCCTCACTGCGAACCTCTTCCGCAACGAACTCCCCACTTCCTGCTGCGCCTGA
- a CDS encoding ISL3 family transposase, producing MLQTTFAAPCLTTFCRLDELGLEAVGQHLEADRAVIECRVVENDPWCRKCGAEGVPRDTVVRRLAHEPFGHRPTTLLVRVRRYRCAHCGKTWRQDTTKAAAPRAKISRGGLGWALTAIVVDHLTVTRAAAGLGVSWHTANSAILAEGRRRLIDAPGRFDGVTTLGVDEHVWRHTRYGDKYVTVIIDLTPAREKTGPAQLLDMVEGRSKAVFKQWLAARPKEWSKRIEVVAMDGFSGFKTAAAEELPDAVPVMDPFHVVRLAGDALDVCRRRVQQDLHGHRGMKGDPLYQARRTLHTGDKLLTDRQRARLEALFATEEHVEVEATWGIYQRMIAAYREPDKKNGKQMMQTLIDAVSTGVPAALVEIRKLGRTLKQRAADVLAFFDRPGTSNGPTEAINGRLEHLRGSALGFRNLTNYIARSLLEAGGFRPQLHP from the coding sequence GTGCTCCAAACTACCTTCGCCGCGCCCTGCCTGACCACGTTCTGCCGTCTCGACGAGCTCGGCCTCGAGGCTGTAGGTCAACATCTCGAGGCGGATCGGGCGGTGATCGAGTGCCGCGTCGTCGAGAACGATCCCTGGTGCCGGAAGTGCGGCGCGGAAGGCGTCCCGAGAGACACCGTGGTGCGTCGGCTCGCGCATGAGCCGTTCGGGCACCGGCCCACGACACTGCTGGTCCGGGTGCGCCGCTACCGGTGCGCGCACTGCGGGAAGACGTGGCGGCAGGACACCACGAAGGCCGCCGCGCCGCGGGCGAAGATCTCGCGTGGCGGGCTCGGGTGGGCGCTGACGGCGATCGTGGTCGACCATCTCACGGTGACCCGCGCCGCGGCCGGTCTGGGGGTGTCCTGGCATACCGCGAACAGTGCGATTCTCGCCGAGGGTCGGCGTCGTCTGATCGACGCTCCCGGCCGGTTCGACGGGGTCACGACCCTGGGCGTCGATGAGCATGTCTGGCGTCACACCCGGTACGGCGACAAGTACGTGACCGTGATCATCGACCTCACGCCCGCCCGCGAGAAGACAGGCCCGGCCCAGCTGCTGGACATGGTCGAGGGCCGTTCGAAGGCCGTGTTCAAGCAGTGGCTCGCGGCACGGCCCAAGGAGTGGTCCAAGCGGATCGAGGTGGTCGCGATGGACGGGTTCAGCGGCTTCAAGACGGCCGCCGCCGAAGAGCTGCCCGACGCGGTCCCGGTGATGGATCCGTTCCATGTGGTCCGTCTCGCCGGCGATGCGCTCGATGTGTGTCGCCGCCGCGTTCAGCAGGATCTACACGGACACCGCGGGATGAAGGGCGACCCGCTCTATCAGGCGCGCCGCACCCTGCACACCGGCGACAAGCTACTCACCGACCGGCAACGCGCTCGGCTGGAGGCGCTGTTCGCGACCGAGGAGCACGTCGAGGTCGAAGCGACCTGGGGCATCTACCAGCGCATGATCGCCGCGTATCGCGAACCCGACAAGAAGAATGGCAAGCAGATGATGCAGACCCTGATCGACGCGGTCAGCACCGGGGTTCCTGCCGCGCTCGTCGAGATCCGCAAGCTCGGCCGCACCCTCAAGCAGCGCGCCGCCGACGTGCTCGCGTTCTTCGATCGGCCCGGCACCTCGAACGGCCCAACGGAGGCGATCAACGGACGACTTGAACACCTCCGCGGCTCCGCGCTCGGCTTCCGGAACCTCACGAACTACATCGCAAGAAGCCTGCTCGAAGCCGGAGGATTCAGACCCCAACTACACCCCTAA
- a CDS encoding DNA cytosine methyltransferase, which produces MHDLDASGGFPCQDVSTVGKRAGLAPGTRSGLWAHMAAAIDALQPEWVVIENVRGLLSSPATRPPAEGDDHERRNPGGLTPFRRSSRYESRPVVRGRGQGDWSDHDEQQEASHPGAGRP; this is translated from the coding sequence ATGCACGACCTCGACGCCAGCGGCGGCTTCCCATGCCAAGACGTGTCCACCGTCGGCAAGCGCGCCGGCCTCGCGCCAGGTACGCGCTCGGGGCTCTGGGCGCACATGGCCGCAGCCATCGACGCGCTCCAGCCCGAGTGGGTCGTCATCGAGAACGTCCGCGGGCTGCTGTCCTCACCCGCGACACGGCCACCCGCAGAAGGAGACGACCATGAACGACGCAACCCAGGTGGGCTGACCCCGTTTCGTAGGTCCAGTCGTTATGAGAGTCGTCCTGTTGTCCGCGGTCGCGGGCAGGGAGACTGGTCAGATCATGACGAACAGCAGGAAGCGTCACACCCCGGAGCAGGTCGTCCGTAA
- a CDS encoding heavy metal-responsive transcriptional regulator — translation MRIGELAEKARTRPSTLRYYEERGLLQPPERTPAGYRSYGDETVQRLEFIDRARAAGLTLAQTAEILDVRDTGGSPCAHVLDLLDRRLVEIDEQLEQLRALRGSIVELRAHATATASEACTPESICRYL, via the coding sequence ATGCGGATCGGAGAACTCGCGGAGAAGGCGAGGACGAGACCGTCGACGCTGCGGTACTACGAGGAGCGCGGGCTGCTGCAACCGCCGGAGCGCACCCCGGCCGGGTACCGCAGCTATGGTGACGAGACGGTGCAGCGGCTCGAGTTCATCGATCGGGCTCGCGCGGCGGGGCTCACCCTTGCGCAGACCGCGGAGATCCTCGATGTTCGCGACACGGGTGGTTCGCCGTGCGCTCACGTGCTGGATCTCCTTGACCGCCGGCTCGTGGAGATTGATGAGCAGCTCGAGCAGCTGCGCGCCCTACGAGGGAGCATCGTCGAGCTTCGGGCGCACGCGACGGCAACGGCGTCCGAAGCCTGCACGCCGGAGTCCATCTGCCGCTACCTCTGA
- a CDS encoding uracil-DNA glycosylase family protein, translating into MGTPQYGALDPLALIHDELIHDSTNNALREQGMDPIYTVGAAARVAVIGQAPGRRAQASGVPWDDASGATLMQWLGVTEGQFRDPDNFALLPMDFYYPGPGRSGSGDAPPRRGFAARWHPPLFALMPDIRLTLLIGRYAQQAYLPIAKTATLTATVRNYQQFLPELFPLVHPSPLNFRWHARNPWFAADVVEDLRWHIETALR; encoded by the coding sequence GTGGGAACTCCGCAGTACGGTGCACTTGATCCTCTCGCGCTCATCCATGATGAGCTGATACACGATTCCACCAACAACGCGCTGCGAGAGCAGGGCATGGACCCCATTTACACGGTGGGTGCCGCTGCGCGCGTGGCCGTCATTGGCCAGGCGCCGGGACGCCGCGCGCAGGCAAGCGGGGTGCCGTGGGACGACGCCAGTGGTGCCACCCTCATGCAGTGGCTTGGTGTCACCGAAGGACAGTTCCGAGACCCGGACAATTTCGCTCTCTTGCCGATGGACTTCTACTACCCCGGCCCCGGTCGCAGCGGGTCGGGAGATGCGCCGCCGCGTCGAGGCTTCGCGGCCAGGTGGCATCCGCCGCTCTTCGCGTTGATGCCTGATATTCGTTTGACTTTGTTGATCGGACGCTACGCACAGCAGGCGTACTTGCCGATTGCGAAGACCGCGACGCTGACCGCGACGGTACGGAATTATCAGCAGTTTCTTCCTGAGCTGTTCCCTCTAGTGCACCCGTCGCCGCTCAACTTTCGTTGGCACGCGAGGAACCCGTGGTTCGCCGCAGACGTCGTGGAAGATCTCCGTTGGCACATCGAGACCGCGTTGCGGTGA
- a CDS encoding cupin domain-containing protein, whose translation MTINDIGPRPNAFDIEEATRRNENYRSVAWTGKYLQVTLMSIPVGESIGLEVHQNTDQFLRLDAGQGRAVMGPAKDRLDFEQNVSDGWSVQVPAGTWHDVINTGDEPLRLYAIYAPVHHAPGITQRTSDKAEQDEATGKDEPPAWTVQPEDSAPDEHAN comes from the coding sequence ATGACCATCAACGACATCGGGCCCCGCCCGAACGCGTTCGACATCGAAGAGGCCACCCGGCGGAACGAGAACTACCGCAGCGTGGCGTGGACCGGGAAGTATTTGCAGGTCACGCTGATGTCTATCCCGGTCGGGGAGTCCATCGGCCTGGAGGTCCACCAGAACACCGATCAGTTCCTGCGCCTCGATGCCGGACAGGGCAGGGCCGTCATGGGCCCGGCCAAGGACCGGCTCGACTTCGAGCAAAACGTCTCGGATGGGTGGTCTGTCCAGGTCCCCGCCGGCACCTGGCATGACGTGATCAACACTGGCGACGAACCGCTGCGCCTCTACGCGATTTATGCCCCGGTGCACCACGCACCTGGCATCACCCAGAGAACCAGCGACAAGGCAGAACAAGACGAAGCGACCGGTAAGGACGAGCCTCCCGCATGGACCGTCCAGCCCGAGGACAGCGCGCCGGACGAGCACGCCAACTGA
- the istB gene encoding IS21-like element helper ATPase IstB encodes MSNPTNVTTTLRRQRGLTEEAAAAAVDQACRRLRLPTMRAVMHEAITAAEREQLTYQGFLAELLLAECDDRDRRSVVRRVSAAGFPRNKWLGDFDFDANPNVNPATIHTLANGDWIRRGDPLCLIGDSGTGKSHLLIGLGTAAAEKGFRVRYTLATKLVNELVEAADEKQLTRTINRYGRVDLLLIDELGYMELDRRGAELLFQVLTEREEKNSVAIASNESFSGWTKTFTDPRLCAAIVDRLTFNGTIIETGTTSYRLNHTRQRQ; translated from the coding sequence ATGAGCAACCCCACGAATGTCACCACGACCCTGCGTCGGCAGCGCGGGCTGACCGAAGAAGCCGCCGCGGCCGCAGTTGACCAAGCCTGCCGCAGGCTCCGTTTACCCACCATGCGGGCGGTGATGCACGAAGCGATCACGGCCGCGGAACGTGAGCAGCTGACCTACCAAGGGTTCCTTGCCGAGCTCCTCCTCGCCGAGTGCGACGACCGGGACCGCCGGTCCGTTGTCCGCCGCGTGTCGGCAGCCGGGTTCCCGAGGAACAAGTGGCTCGGGGACTTCGATTTCGACGCGAATCCGAACGTCAACCCTGCAACGATCCATACGCTCGCGAACGGGGACTGGATCCGCCGCGGCGATCCGCTGTGTCTGATCGGGGACTCCGGCACCGGGAAGTCGCATCTCCTCATCGGCCTCGGCACCGCCGCTGCAGAGAAGGGCTTCCGCGTCCGGTACACCCTGGCGACGAAGCTCGTGAACGAGCTCGTTGAAGCCGCCGACGAGAAACAACTCACCCGCACCATCAACCGGTACGGACGCGTTGACCTGCTCCTGATCGACGAGCTCGGCTACATGGAACTCGACCGACGCGGCGCCGAACTCCTGTTCCAGGTCCTCACAGAGCGGGAAGAGAAGAACTCCGTCGCGATCGCATCCAACGAGTCGTTCAGCGGGTGGACGAAGACCTTCACTGACCCGCGCCTGTGTGCGGCAATCGTCGACCGGCTCACGTTCAACGGCACCATCATCGAAACCGGCACCACCTCGTACCGCCTCAACCACACCCGTCAGCGGCAGTAG
- a CDS encoding multicopper oxidase family protein, which translates to MAAAQRMPLTPFVDVLPLPERLLARDHNGRLTVRIRTGSHSFHRDLPRSRVWGYDGTLPGPTIEAERGHPVRVEWRNELDGGLPVIVTMAGDEVDADGVPVQCSPGLSGGTPDPHAAALTGHSVVHLHGGLTPAVYDGWTENLFAPGQLAVFDYPMDQRATLLWYHDHVMGVTRFDVYAGLAGLWIIRDQRERDLGLPEGPPYEVPLLLQDRNFGLDEGGRLTGQLVHKTDPGVMEAFAPFTVVNGKVWPILDVQPATYRFRVLNGSNARTFRLVLLRDGVPEFDRITQIGTDSGLLREPVALPPDGLVLASAERADLLVDFSDLQPGTELTLYNTAGAPFDGAPFPAADAADAADLDALLPYPQVMRFRVVPGPVAHRPVPRELATDFALPKPEELDAAPRRAIALVEREFEDVPNMLTMRELAVVDDEDETTGPLITLTDGDHTTRYRAVAAHFEDTATFFPMLGQYEIWQLINLTDDTHPIHIHLDPFQVLARRPIGWEIPDDGIGDLDLSARITLGRDPDDELDHVIDANERGLKDTVRVNPHEIVEIAVRFHAYSGRYMYHCHILEHEDRDMMRPFVTMPPELMPFMA; encoded by the coding sequence ATGGCCGCCGCGCAGCGCATGCCTCTGACGCCGTTCGTCGACGTTCTGCCGTTGCCCGAGCGCCTGCTCGCGCGCGATCACAACGGCCGTCTGACGGTGCGGATCCGTACCGGCTCACACAGCTTCCATCGCGATCTGCCCCGGTCGCGTGTGTGGGGCTACGACGGCACGCTCCCAGGCCCGACGATCGAGGCTGAGCGCGGCCACCCGGTCCGCGTCGAGTGGCGCAACGAGCTTGACGGCGGGCTGCCCGTCATCGTAACGATGGCTGGCGACGAGGTCGACGCCGACGGTGTGCCTGTGCAGTGCAGTCCCGGTCTGAGCGGCGGCACGCCGGACCCGCACGCCGCGGCGCTGACGGGACACTCGGTCGTGCACCTGCACGGTGGCCTGACACCGGCCGTGTACGACGGCTGGACCGAGAACCTCTTCGCACCCGGCCAGCTCGCCGTATTTGACTACCCGATGGACCAACGCGCGACGCTGCTCTGGTACCACGACCACGTGATGGGCGTCACTCGGTTCGACGTATACGCCGGGCTGGCGGGACTGTGGATCATCCGCGACCAGCGCGAACGTGACCTCGGGCTGCCCGAGGGACCACCGTACGAGGTGCCGCTGCTGCTGCAGGACCGTAACTTCGGACTCGACGAGGGCGGTCGGCTGACCGGCCAGCTGGTGCACAAGACCGACCCTGGGGTGATGGAGGCCTTCGCGCCGTTCACGGTCGTCAACGGCAAAGTCTGGCCTATCCTCGACGTCCAGCCCGCCACGTACCGCTTCCGCGTGCTCAACGGCTCCAACGCCCGCACCTTCCGGCTCGTGCTGCTGCGAGACGGCGTGCCCGAATTCGATCGCATCACTCAGATCGGCACCGACTCGGGCCTACTCCGCGAGCCCGTCGCGCTGCCACCCGACGGGCTGGTCCTCGCCTCAGCCGAGCGCGCCGACCTGCTCGTCGACTTCTCGGACCTTCAACCGGGCACCGAGCTCACGCTCTACAACACCGCCGGCGCTCCGTTCGATGGCGCGCCCTTTCCCGCCGCTGATGCCGCCGATGCCGCGGATCTCGACGCGCTGCTGCCGTACCCCCAGGTCATGCGTTTCCGTGTCGTCCCGGGCCCGGTCGCGCACCGTCCGGTGCCCCGCGAACTGGCGACCGACTTCGCCCTGCCAAAACCCGAGGAGCTGGACGCGGCGCCGCGGCGTGCCATCGCGCTTGTCGAGCGCGAGTTCGAGGACGTACCCAACATGCTGACCATGCGTGAGCTCGCCGTTGTCGACGACGAGGACGAGACGACCGGTCCGCTGATCACCCTCACCGACGGCGACCACACGACGCGCTACCGCGCGGTTGCCGCCCACTTCGAGGACACCGCCACGTTCTTCCCGATGCTCGGCCAGTACGAGATCTGGCAGCTCATCAACCTCACCGATGACACGCACCCCATCCACATCCACCTCGATCCCTTCCAGGTCCTCGCGCGCCGGCCCATCGGCTGGGAGATCCCCGACGACGGCATCGGCGATCTCGACCTCAGCGCGCGGATCACTCTCGGTCGCGACCCCGACGACGAGCTCGACCACGTCATCGACGCCAACGAGCGCGGGCTCAAAGACACAGTCCGCGTCAACCCCCACGAAATCGTCGAGATCGCCGTCCGGTTCCACGCCTACAGCGGCCGCTACATGTACCACTGCCACATCCTCGAGCACGAGGATCGCGATATGATGCGGCCCTTTGTGACCATGCCTCCCGAACTCATGCCGTTCATGGCGTGA
- a CDS encoding acetoin reductase, translating to MAIQDKVALVTGAGQGIGRGIALRLAADGFDIAVADIEPQREKGDSVVAEIEQLGRKAVFVAADVSKRDQVVAAVDAAAEQLGGFDVIVNNAGIAQIKPVLEITAEELDQIFRINVDSVVWGIQAAAAKFEQLGHGGKIISAASIASIQGFPILSAYSASKFAVRGFTQAAAQELAPKGITVNAYAPGIVGTGMWELIDAELSKINGKPLGQNLKENVEGIALGRIETPEDVAKVVSFFAGPDSDYVTGQVLLVDGGMLYN from the coding sequence ATGGCTATTCAGGATAAGGTCGCATTGGTCACCGGAGCCGGGCAGGGGATCGGGCGCGGCATCGCGCTTCGTCTCGCCGCCGACGGTTTTGACATCGCCGTCGCGGACATTGAGCCGCAGCGCGAGAAGGGTGATTCGGTCGTCGCCGAGATCGAGCAGCTGGGCCGAAAAGCGGTCTTCGTCGCTGCGGACGTGTCGAAGCGCGACCAGGTCGTTGCCGCTGTCGACGCAGCCGCCGAACAGCTCGGCGGGTTCGATGTGATCGTCAACAACGCCGGCATCGCCCAGATCAAGCCCGTACTCGAGATCACCGCCGAAGAGCTCGATCAGATCTTCCGGATCAACGTCGACAGCGTGGTCTGGGGCATCCAGGCGGCCGCAGCGAAGTTCGAACAGCTCGGTCACGGTGGAAAGATCATCTCCGCGGCATCCATCGCGTCGATCCAGGGGTTCCCCATCCTCAGCGCGTATTCGGCCTCGAAGTTCGCCGTTCGCGGCTTCACCCAGGCGGCCGCGCAGGAGCTCGCTCCGAAGGGCATCACGGTGAACGCTTACGCGCCCGGCATCGTCGGCACCGGCATGTGGGAACTCATCGACGCCGAGCTCAGCAAGATCAACGGCAAGCCACTCGGCCAGAACCTCAAGGAAAACGTGGAGGGCATCGCGCTCGGCCGCATCGAGACCCCCGAGGACGTCGCGAAGGTCGTGTCGTTCTTCGCCGGCCCCGACTCGGACTACGTCACCGGCCAGGTGCTTCTCGTCGACGGCGGCATGCTTTACAACTGA
- a CDS encoding cupin domain-containing protein, whose amino-acid sequence MQKTSLIALARHELSQAKEASSGRSAKTVFGGHEHQLRQTLIALKAGESLAEHESSGEATLQVLEGRVLLRFGDLSWNGSPGDLLIIPDGLHSLDAIEDSVILLTVVKKH is encoded by the coding sequence ATGCAAAAGACCTCACTCATCGCCCTCGCGCGACACGAACTCTCTCAGGCGAAGGAAGCGTCCAGTGGTAGAAGCGCGAAGACCGTCTTCGGAGGACACGAGCATCAACTCCGACAAACGCTTATTGCTCTCAAGGCCGGCGAAAGCCTGGCTGAGCACGAAAGCTCCGGAGAGGCAACCCTGCAAGTCCTCGAGGGCCGCGTCCTGCTCAGATTCGGAGACCTGTCGTGGAACGGATCTCCCGGTGACCTCCTCATCATCCCGGACGGGCTCCACTCACTCGACGCCATCGAGGACTCAGTCATCCTCCTGACCGTCGTTAAGAAGCACTGA